The following proteins come from a genomic window of Enterobacter chengduensis:
- the metJ gene encoding met regulon transcriptional regulator MetJ: MAEWSGEYISPYAEHGKKSEQVKKITVSIPLKVLKILTDERTRRQVNNLRHATNSELLCEAFLHAFTGQPLPNDDDLRKERSDEIPEEAKVIMRELGIDPDTWEY; this comes from the coding sequence ATGGCTGAATGGAGCGGCGAATATATCAGCCCATACGCTGAGCACGGTAAGAAGAGTGAGCAAGTAAAGAAAATTACGGTTTCCATTCCTCTGAAGGTGTTGAAGATCCTCACCGATGAACGTACGCGTCGTCAGGTGAACAACCTGCGCCACGCAACCAACAGCGAACTGCTGTGCGAAGCGTTTCTGCATGCGTTTACCGGTCAACCGTTGCCAAACGATGACGATCTGCGCAAAGAGCGTAGTGACGAAATCCCGGAAGAGGCGAAGGTGATCATGCGTGAGCTGGGTATTGACCCGGACACGTGGGAATACTGA
- the cytR gene encoding DNA-binding transcriptional regulator CytR, which yields MKSRKEVATATMKDVAQKAQVSTATVSRALMNPDKVSQATRNRVEQAALEVGYFPQAMGRNVKRNESRTILVIVPDICDPFFSEIIRGIEVTAAEQGYLVLIGDCAHQNQQEKTFIDLIITKQIDGMLLLGSRLPFDASIEEQRNLPPMVMANEFAPELELPTVHIDNLTAAFNAVNYLQELGHKRIGCIAGPEEMPLCHYRLQGYVQALRRTGVTVDPHYIARGDFTFAAGGQALEKLLDLPEPPTAVFCHSDVMALGALSYAKRRGLRVPKDLSIVGFDNISLSEFCDPPLSTVAQPRYQIGREAMLLLLDQLHGQTVSSGSRLLDCELIVRGTTQALT from the coding sequence TTGAAGTCCAGGAAAGAGGTTGCGACTGCGACCATGAAAGACGTTGCCCAGAAAGCACAGGTCTCTACGGCAACCGTATCCCGCGCATTGATGAACCCGGATAAAGTCTCCCAGGCGACCCGTAACCGGGTAGAGCAGGCGGCGCTTGAAGTGGGCTATTTCCCGCAGGCGATGGGGCGTAACGTCAAACGCAACGAGTCGCGCACCATCCTGGTGATAGTGCCGGACATCTGCGACCCCTTCTTTAGCGAGATCATCCGCGGTATCGAAGTCACCGCGGCGGAACAGGGTTACCTGGTACTGATTGGCGACTGCGCCCACCAGAACCAGCAGGAAAAAACCTTCATTGACCTCATTATCACCAAGCAGATCGACGGCATGCTGCTGCTTGGCTCTCGCCTGCCGTTTGATGCCAGCATTGAAGAGCAGCGCAATTTACCGCCGATGGTCATGGCCAACGAGTTTGCGCCAGAGCTGGAGCTGCCGACGGTCCACATTGATAACCTCACCGCCGCATTCAATGCGGTGAACTATCTTCAGGAGCTGGGGCATAAGCGTATTGGCTGCATTGCCGGGCCGGAAGAGATGCCGCTGTGCCACTACCGCCTGCAGGGCTACGTTCAGGCGCTGCGCCGTACCGGCGTCACCGTCGATCCACACTACATTGCGCGCGGTGACTTCACCTTCGCCGCGGGCGGGCAAGCGCTGGAGAAACTTCTGGACCTGCCTGAACCGCCAACCGCCGTATTTTGTCACAGCGACGTGATGGCGCTGGGCGCATTATCCTACGCCAAACGCCGCGGCCTGCGGGTACCGAAAGATCTGTCGATCGTCGGATTCGACAATATTTCGCTTTCAGAATTTTGCGATCCGCCGCTCTCTACGGTCGCTCAGCCGCGCTATCAAATCGGCCGCGAAGCGATGCTGCTTCTGCTGGATCAGCTTCATGGTCAAACAGTTAGCAGCGGCTCACGGTTGCTGGACTGCGAGCTGATTGTCCGCGGCACGACTCAGGCATTGACTTAA
- the ftsN gene encoding cell division protein FtsN, producing MAQRDYVRRGQPAPSRRKKSSSRKKQRNLPAVSPAMVAIAAAVVVAFIGGLYFITHHKKEESEALQASKVAGNGLPPKPEERWRYIKELESRQPGVRAPTEPSAGGEVQNANQLTDEQRQLLAQMQADMRQQPTQLNEVPWNEQTPAQRQQTLQRRQAQQQIQQQQQQQQQQWAQTQPVQQPKAQPRVTEQPYQQPARTVQSQPVQQQPKAQPQKQAAQPYQDLLQTPAHTTAQQPKTQQAAPVTKETEAPKQTAEKKDERRWMVQCGSFKGAEQAETVRAQLAFEGFDSRITTNNGWNRVVIGPVKGKENADGTLSRLKVAGHTNCIRLASGG from the coding sequence GTGGCACAACGAGATTATGTACGTCGCGGCCAGCCGGCACCTTCGCGACGCAAAAAGAGTAGCTCAAGGAAAAAGCAACGTAACCTGCCTGCTGTCTCGCCAGCAATGGTCGCCATTGCTGCGGCTGTAGTCGTCGCCTTTATTGGTGGCCTGTACTTTATCACGCACCATAAAAAAGAAGAGTCCGAGGCGCTTCAGGCCAGTAAAGTTGCTGGTAATGGCCTTCCTCCGAAGCCTGAAGAACGCTGGCGCTATATCAAAGAGCTGGAAAGCCGCCAGCCTGGGGTGCGTGCGCCAACCGAACCTTCTGCGGGTGGTGAAGTGCAGAATGCGAATCAGCTGACGGATGAACAGCGTCAGCTGCTGGCACAAATGCAGGCCGATATGCGCCAGCAGCCAACGCAGCTGAACGAAGTGCCGTGGAATGAGCAGACGCCAGCACAGCGCCAGCAAACGCTGCAGAGACGTCAGGCGCAACAGCAGATTCAACAGCAACAGCAACAGCAACAGCAGCAGTGGGCACAAACCCAGCCGGTGCAGCAGCCGAAAGCACAGCCGCGGGTAACGGAACAGCCATACCAGCAGCCGGCGCGTACGGTGCAGTCTCAGCCTGTCCAACAGCAGCCGAAAGCGCAGCCGCAGAAACAGGCGGCTCAGCCGTATCAGGATCTGCTCCAGACGCCAGCGCATACCACCGCGCAGCAGCCGAAAACGCAGCAGGCCGCGCCGGTCACCAAAGAGACCGAAGCGCCGAAGCAGACGGCGGAGAAAAAAGACGAACGCCGCTGGATGGTGCAGTGCGGTTCGTTCAAAGGTGCCGAGCAGGCGGAAACGGTACGCGCACAGCTGGCCTTTGAAGGGTTTGATTCGCGTATTACCACCAATAACGGCTGGAATCGCGTGGTGATTGGCCCGGTCAAAGGCAAAGAAAATGCCGATGGCACCCTTTCACGTCTGAAAGTCGCCGGTCACACAAACTGCATTCGACTCGCCTCCGGGGGTTGA
- the metB gene encoding cystathionine gamma-synthase, which yields MTRKQATIAVRSGLNDDEQYGCVVPPIHLSSTYNFTGFNEPRAHDYSRRGNPTRDVTQRALAELEGGAGAVLTNTGMSAIHLVTTVFLKPGDLLVAPHDCYGGSYRLFDSLAKRGCYRVLFVDQNDEEALKQALAEKPKLVLVESPSNPLLRVVDIAKICQLARDAGAISVVDNTFLSPALQNPLALGADLVLHSCTKYLNGHSDVVAGVVIAKDPEVVTELAWWANNIGVTAGAFDSYLLLRGIRTLSPRMDVAQRNAQAIVDFLQTQPLVKKLYHPSLPENQGHEIAARQQKGFGAMLSFELDGDEQTLRRFLSGLSLFTLAESLGGVESLISHAATMTHAGMAPEARAAAGISETLLRISTGIEDSEDLIADLENGFRVAAKG from the coding sequence ATGACGCGTAAACAGGCCACTATTGCAGTGCGTAGCGGATTAAATGATGACGAGCAGTACGGCTGCGTTGTCCCGCCGATTCATCTTTCCAGTACCTACAATTTCACCGGATTTAATGAACCCCGCGCGCACGACTACTCGCGTCGTGGCAACCCTACGCGTGATGTGACCCAGCGTGCGCTGGCCGAGCTGGAAGGGGGTGCAGGCGCCGTATTAACCAACACGGGCATGTCCGCCATTCACCTGGTGACCACCGTGTTCCTGAAGCCAGGCGATCTGCTGGTCGCGCCGCACGACTGCTACGGCGGCAGCTATCGTCTGTTTGATAGCCTGGCGAAACGCGGCTGCTATCGCGTGCTGTTTGTCGATCAAAACGACGAAGAGGCGCTGAAGCAGGCGCTCGCAGAGAAGCCGAAGCTGGTTCTGGTGGAAAGTCCAAGCAATCCATTGTTGCGCGTTGTCGATATTGCGAAAATTTGTCAGCTCGCAAGGGATGCGGGAGCGATAAGTGTAGTGGATAATACGTTCCTCAGTCCGGCCCTTCAGAACCCACTCGCACTGGGAGCCGATCTGGTATTGCATTCATGCACTAAATACCTGAACGGCCATTCTGACGTGGTGGCGGGCGTGGTGATTGCCAAAGATCCTGAGGTTGTCACGGAATTGGCATGGTGGGCCAATAACATTGGCGTCACCGCCGGAGCCTTCGACAGCTACCTGCTGTTGCGCGGCATCCGCACGCTGTCGCCGCGCATGGACGTGGCGCAGCGTAATGCCCAGGCGATTGTCGACTTCCTGCAAACCCAGCCGCTGGTGAAAAAGCTGTATCACCCGTCGCTGCCGGAAAACCAGGGGCACGAGATCGCCGCGCGCCAGCAGAAAGGGTTTGGCGCGATGTTAAGTTTTGAACTGGACGGTGACGAGCAAACGCTGCGTCGCTTCCTGAGCGGGCTGTCATTGTTTACGCTGGCGGAATCCTTAGGTGGGGTTGAAAGCTTGATCTCCCACGCCGCGACCATGACGCACGCAGGAATGGCACCCGAAGCACGTGCCGCCGCCGGGATTTCTGAGACGCTGCTGCGGATCTCAACCGGTATTGAAGATTCTGAAGATTTAATTGCCGATCTGGAAAATGGCTTCCGGGTCGCAGCCAAGGGGTAA
- the rpmE gene encoding 50S ribosomal protein L31, whose translation MKKDIHPKYEMITANCSCGNSIQIRSTVGHDLNLDVCGKCHPFYTGKQRDVATGGRVDRFNKRFSIPGAK comes from the coding sequence ATGAAAAAAGATATTCACCCGAAATACGAAATGATTACTGCAAACTGTTCTTGCGGTAACTCTATCCAGATCCGCTCCACCGTGGGCCACGATCTGAACCTGGACGTGTGCGGCAAATGCCACCCGTTCTACACTGGTAAGCAGCGTGACGTTGCAACCGGTGGCCGTGTTGACCGCTTCAACAAGCGTTTCAGCATCCCGGGCGCGAAATAA
- a CDS encoding oligogalacturonate-specific porin KdgM family protein, translated as MKLKQLFFVLPLISCAAQAGYVDYRHEYYDDGRNYDRVYMSHRFGTGFGVAVEAVSRSDNKQSNDALNNMESNSNEYTASYQFTWQGFIWQPGVAVEMGDDMAIYKPYLRVQYNINDSWWTAFRYRTEYTRRNADGKDDRMVYRPEAWLGYNIENWMFELNGIYKFADNEDLYNNKKEDYEYNFRVAYNIDSWIPFVEVGNVSSGYNTATSDDRQTRLRVGLGYNF; from the coding sequence ATGAAATTGAAGCAACTCTTTTTTGTGCTTCCGCTAATATCGTGCGCGGCACAGGCGGGATACGTGGATTACCGACACGAGTATTACGACGATGGGCGTAACTATGACCGTGTCTACATGTCCCACCGCTTTGGCACCGGCTTTGGCGTAGCGGTTGAGGCGGTATCGCGATCCGATAACAAGCAGTCTAACGACGCGCTTAATAATATGGAAAGTAACAGCAACGAATATACCGCCAGCTATCAATTTACCTGGCAGGGCTTTATCTGGCAGCCGGGCGTCGCCGTTGAAATGGGTGATGACATGGCTATCTATAAGCCTTATCTGCGCGTGCAGTATAATATTAATGACAGCTGGTGGACGGCGTTTCGTTATCGTACGGAATACACCCGCCGTAATGCGGACGGTAAAGATGATCGTATGGTTTATCGTCCGGAAGCGTGGTTGGGTTATAATATTGAAAACTGGATGTTCGAGTTAAACGGCATTTATAAATTCGCCGATAACGAAGATCTGTATAACAATAAAAAAGAAGATTACGAATATAACTTCCGCGTGGCGTATAACATCGACTCGTGGATCCCGTTTGTGGAAGTAGGCAACGTTTCTTCCGGCTATAACACTGCCACCAGTGACGATCGTCAGACGCGCCTGCGCGTAGGTTTAGGCTACAACTTCTAA
- the hslV gene encoding ATP-dependent protease subunit HslV, whose product MTTIVSVRRNGHVVIAGDGQATLGNTVMKGNVKKVRRLYNDKVIAGFAGGTADAFTLFELFERKLEMHQGHLVKAAVELAKDWRTDRMLRKLEALLAVADETASLIITGNGDVIQPENDLIAIGSGGPYAQAAARALLENTDMNARDIAVKALDIAGDICIYTNHNHTIEELNSKA is encoded by the coding sequence GTGACAACAATAGTAAGTGTACGCCGTAACGGCCATGTGGTAATCGCCGGTGATGGCCAGGCCACGCTGGGTAATACCGTCATGAAAGGCAACGTGAAGAAAGTGCGCCGTCTCTACAACGACAAAGTGATCGCCGGTTTTGCAGGCGGCACGGCGGACGCCTTCACGCTGTTTGAACTGTTTGAACGCAAACTGGAAATGCACCAGGGCCATCTGGTGAAAGCGGCCGTGGAGCTGGCAAAAGACTGGCGTACCGACCGCATGCTGCGCAAGCTCGAAGCGCTGCTGGCCGTAGCCGATGAAACCGCTTCGCTTATCATCACCGGTAACGGTGACGTGATCCAGCCGGAAAATGACCTGATTGCCATCGGCTCTGGCGGCCCTTATGCCCAGGCTGCAGCCCGCGCGCTGTTGGAAAATACCGACATGAACGCGCGCGATATCGCGGTGAAGGCGTTGGATATTGCAGGTGATATCTGCATCTATACCAACCACAACCACACCATCGAAGAATTGAATTCCAAAGCGTAA
- the priA gene encoding primosomal protein N': MPVAHVALPVPLPRTFDYLLPDSMSAKAGCRVTVPFGKQQRVGIVVSVSDKSELPLNELKSVVEVLDSEPVYSTSTWRLLLWAADYYHHPIGDVLFHALPIMLRQGKSASHAPMWYWFATEQGQAVDINSLKRSQKQQQALAALRQGKIWRHQVDELEVSETALQALRKKGLSELASEAPALYDWRESFSVSGDRLRLNTEQATAVGAIHSASDHFSAWLLAGVTGSGKTEVYLSVLENVLAQGKQALVMVPEIGLTPQTIARFRERFNAPVEVLHSGLNDSERLSAWLKAKNGEAAIVIGTRSSLFTPFKNLGVIVIDEEHDSSYKQQEGWRYHARDLAVYRAHSEQIPIILGSATPALETLHNVRQRKYHMLRLTRRAGNARPAIQHVLDLKGQQVQAGLAPALITRMRQHLQAGNQVILFLNRRGFAPALLCHDCGWIAECPRCDHYYTFHQAQRHLRCHHCDSQRPVPRQCPSCGSTHIVPVGLGTEQLEQALGPFFPDVPISRIDRDTTSRKGALEQQLAEVHRGGARILIGTQMLAKGHHFPDVTLVALLDVDGALFSADFRSAERFAQLYTQVAGRAGRAGKQGEVVLQTHHPEHPLLQTLLHKGYDAFAEQALAERQTLQLPPWTSHVIIRAEDHNNQQAPLFLQQLRNLLQASPLVDNQLWILGPVPALAPKRGGRFRWQILLQHPSRVRLQHIVSGTLALINTLPEARKVKWVLDVDPIEG; this comes from the coding sequence ATGCCCGTCGCTCACGTTGCCCTGCCCGTTCCGCTTCCCCGCACCTTTGACTATCTGCTGCCCGACAGCATGAGCGCCAAAGCGGGCTGTCGCGTGACCGTGCCGTTTGGCAAACAGCAGCGCGTGGGGATCGTGGTGTCCGTGAGTGATAAAAGCGAGCTGCCCCTCAATGAACTGAAATCGGTTGTTGAGGTGCTGGACAGCGAGCCGGTCTACTCCACCAGCACCTGGCGACTGCTGCTGTGGGCGGCGGATTATTATCATCACCCCATTGGCGACGTCCTGTTCCACGCGCTGCCGATTATGCTGCGCCAGGGCAAAAGCGCCAGCCACGCGCCGATGTGGTACTGGTTTGCGACCGAGCAGGGTCAGGCGGTCGATATTAACAGCCTCAAGCGCTCGCAAAAGCAGCAGCAGGCGCTGGCGGCGCTGCGTCAGGGGAAAATCTGGCGGCATCAGGTCGACGAGCTTGAGGTCAGCGAGACGGCGCTACAGGCCTTAAGAAAGAAAGGGCTGAGCGAGCTGGCCAGCGAAGCGCCTGCCCTTTACGACTGGCGGGAGAGCTTCTCCGTTTCAGGAGATCGCCTGCGTCTGAACACCGAGCAGGCCACCGCCGTGGGCGCGATTCATAGCGCCTCCGACCATTTTTCTGCCTGGCTGCTGGCGGGCGTCACCGGTTCCGGTAAGACCGAAGTGTACCTGAGCGTGCTGGAAAACGTGCTCGCGCAGGGTAAACAGGCGCTGGTGATGGTGCCGGAAATTGGCCTGACGCCGCAAACCATCGCCCGATTTCGCGAACGCTTTAACGCGCCGGTTGAGGTGCTGCACTCCGGCCTGAACGACAGCGAACGCCTCAGCGCCTGGCTGAAAGCGAAAAATGGCGAAGCGGCGATTGTGATCGGCACCCGCTCGTCGCTGTTTACGCCGTTTAAAAATCTTGGCGTGATCGTGATCGACGAAGAGCACGACAGCTCCTACAAGCAGCAGGAAGGCTGGCGCTACCATGCCCGCGATCTGGCAGTTTATCGCGCCCACAGCGAGCAAATTCCGATCATTCTCGGCTCCGCCACCCCTGCGCTCGAAACGCTGCACAACGTGCGCCAGCGTAAATACCACATGCTGCGCCTGACGCGCCGCGCGGGGAATGCTCGCCCGGCCATTCAGCACGTGCTGGATCTGAAAGGTCAGCAGGTGCAGGCGGGGCTGGCACCCGCGCTTATCACCCGCATGCGCCAGCATTTGCAGGCGGGGAACCAGGTGATTCTGTTCCTCAACCGGCGCGGATTTGCCCCCGCCCTGCTGTGCCACGACTGCGGCTGGATTGCCGAATGCCCGCGCTGCGACCACTACTACACCTTCCACCAGGCCCAGCGCCACCTGCGCTGCCACCACTGCGACAGCCAGCGGCCGGTGCCGCGCCAGTGCCCGTCATGTGGCTCCACGCATATCGTGCCGGTGGGGCTGGGAACGGAACAGCTTGAACAGGCGCTGGGTCCCTTCTTCCCGGACGTGCCGATTTCGCGTATCGATCGGGACACCACCAGCCGCAAAGGCGCGCTGGAACAGCAGCTGGCGGAAGTGCATCGCGGCGGCGCGCGCATCCTGATTGGCACCCAGATGCTGGCCAAAGGCCACCACTTTCCGGACGTGACGCTGGTTGCCCTGCTGGACGTGGACGGCGCGCTGTTCTCGGCAGATTTCCGCTCGGCCGAGCGCTTCGCCCAGCTCTATACCCAGGTGGCAGGGCGTGCCGGTCGCGCAGGCAAACAGGGCGAAGTGGTGTTGCAAACGCACCACCCCGAGCACCCGCTGCTGCAAACCCTGCTGCATAAAGGCTATGACGCCTTTGCCGAGCAGGCGCTGGCCGAACGCCAGACCCTGCAGCTGCCGCCGTGGACCAGCCACGTCATCATCCGTGCCGAAGACCACAACAACCAGCAGGCTCCGCTTTTCCTGCAGCAGCTGAGAAACCTCCTGCAGGCCAGCCCGCTGGTGGACAATCAGCTGTGGATCCTGGGGCCGGTTCCCGCCCTTGCGCCGAAGCGCGGCGGACGTTTCCGCTGGCAAATCTTACTTCAGCACCCGTCACGCGTTCGCCTGCAGCACATCGTCAGCGGTACGCTGGCGCTCATCAACACCCTGCCCGAAGCGCGAAAAGTGAAGTGGGTACTGGACGTCGATCCCATCGAAGGCTGA
- a CDS encoding bifunctional aspartate kinase/homoserine dehydrogenase II: MSVIAQAGAKGRQLHKFGGSSLADVKCYLRVAGIMTEYSQPGDMMVVSAAGSTTNQLISWLKLSQTDRLSAHQVQQSLRRYQSELIAGLLPTDVADGLIGAFTHDLERLAALLDSGITDAVYAEVVGHGEVWSARLMAAVLQHLGVDAAWLDARDFLRAERAAQPQVDEGLSYPLLQQLLVQHPGKRIVVTGFISRSNAGETVLLGRNGSDYSATQIGALAGVSRVTIWSDVAGVYSADPRKVKDACLLPLLRLDEASELARLAAPVLHARTLQPVSGSDIDLQLRCSYTPDQGSTRIERVLASGTGARIVTSHDDICLIEFQVPAGQDFKLAHKEIDLVLKRAQVRPLAVGVHNDRQLLQFCYTAEVADSALKILDEAGLPGELRLRQGLALVAMVGAGVTRNPLHCHRFWQQLKGQPVEFTWQSEEGISLVAVLRKGPTESLIQGLHTSLFRAEKRIGLVLFGKGNIGSRWLELFAREQVTLSARTGFEFILAGVVDSRRSLLNYEGLDASRALAFFNDEAVEQDEESLFLWMRAHPYDDLVVLDVTASDQLADQYLDFASHGFHVISANKLAGASSTDKYRQIHDAFEKTGRHWLYNATVGAGLPVNHTVRDLIESGDSILALSGIFSGTLSWLFLQFDGTVPFTDLVDQAWQQGLTEPDPRVDLSGKDVMRKLVILAREAGYDIEPDSVRVESLVPAGCEEGSVDHFFENGDELNEQMVQRLEAANEMGLVLRYVARFEANGKARVGVEAVRPEHPLAALLPCDNVFAIESRWYRDNPLVIRGPGAGRDVTAGAIQSDINRLAKLL, from the coding sequence ATGAGTGTGATAGCGCAGGCAGGGGCGAAGGGTCGTCAGCTGCACAAGTTTGGTGGTAGTAGTCTTGCTGATGTGAAATGTTACCTGCGTGTCGCAGGGATCATGACGGAGTATTCACAGCCGGGTGACATGATGGTTGTCTCCGCGGCGGGCAGCACCACCAACCAGTTGATTAGCTGGCTGAAGCTGAGCCAGACCGATCGCCTCTCTGCGCATCAGGTGCAACAGTCCTTACGTCGTTACCAGAGCGAACTGATTGCCGGCCTGCTGCCTACCGACGTGGCGGACGGGCTGATCGGCGCCTTCACGCACGATCTTGAACGTCTGGCGGCCCTGCTGGACAGCGGCATTACCGACGCGGTGTATGCCGAAGTGGTAGGTCACGGTGAAGTGTGGTCCGCACGCCTGATGGCTGCCGTGCTGCAACACCTGGGCGTGGACGCCGCCTGGCTCGACGCCCGTGATTTCCTGCGCGCCGAACGCGCCGCGCAGCCGCAGGTGGATGAAGGCTTGTCCTATCCGCTGCTGCAACAGCTGCTGGTGCAGCATCCGGGTAAACGTATTGTCGTCACCGGCTTTATCAGCCGCAGCAACGCGGGCGAAACCGTGCTGCTGGGCCGAAACGGCTCGGACTACTCGGCAACGCAAATCGGTGCGCTGGCGGGCGTGTCCCGTGTCACCATCTGGAGCGACGTGGCCGGCGTGTACAGCGCGGACCCGCGTAAGGTGAAAGATGCCTGCCTGCTGCCGCTGCTGCGTCTCGACGAAGCCAGCGAGCTGGCGCGTCTGGCCGCACCGGTACTGCACGCGCGTACCCTGCAGCCGGTGTCCGGCAGCGATATCGACCTGCAGCTGCGCTGCAGCTACACCCCGGATCAGGGCTCCACGCGCATTGAGCGCGTGCTGGCGTCCGGTACCGGGGCGCGTATCGTCACCAGCCACGACGACATCTGCCTGATTGAGTTCCAGGTGCCCGCGGGCCAGGACTTCAAGCTGGCGCATAAAGAGATTGACCTGGTGTTAAAGCGTGCGCAGGTGCGTCCGCTGGCCGTTGGCGTTCACAACGATCGCCAGCTGCTGCAGTTCTGCTATACCGCGGAAGTGGCGGACAGCGCCCTTAAGATTCTGGATGAAGCAGGCCTGCCGGGCGAGCTTCGCCTGCGTCAGGGGCTGGCGCTGGTGGCGATGGTGGGCGCGGGCGTCACCCGTAACCCGCTGCACTGCCACCGCTTCTGGCAGCAGCTGAAAGGCCAGCCGGTGGAGTTCACCTGGCAGTCGGAAGAGGGCATCAGCCTGGTCGCCGTGCTGCGTAAAGGGCCGACCGAAAGCCTGATTCAGGGTCTGCACACCTCCCTGTTCCGCGCGGAAAAACGCATCGGCCTGGTGCTGTTTGGTAAAGGCAACATTGGTTCCCGCTGGCTGGAGCTGTTTGCCCGCGAACAGGTCACGCTTTCGGCGCGTACCGGGTTTGAATTCATTCTCGCAGGCGTGGTGGACAGCCGCCGCAGCCTGCTGAATTACGAAGGGCTGGACGCCAGCCGGGCGCTGGCCTTCTTTAACGATGAGGCCGTCGAGCAGGATGAAGAGTCGCTGTTCCTGTGGATGCGCGCGCACCCTTATGACGATCTGGTGGTGCTGGACGTCACCGCCAGCGACCAGCTTGCCGATCAGTATCTGGATTTCGCCAGCCACGGTTTCCACGTCATCAGCGCCAACAAGCTGGCGGGGGCAAGCAGCACCGATAAATACCGCCAGATCCACGACGCGTTCGAAAAAACCGGTCGTCACTGGCTCTATAACGCGACCGTTGGCGCGGGCCTGCCGGTCAACCACACCGTGCGCGATCTCATTGAAAGCGGCGACAGCATTCTGGCGCTGAGCGGTATCTTCTCCGGCACGCTCTCCTGGCTGTTCCTGCAGTTTGACGGCACCGTACCGTTTACCGACCTGGTGGATCAGGCGTGGCAGCAGGGCTTAACCGAGCCTGACCCGCGCGTTGACCTCTCCGGTAAAGACGTGATGCGTAAGCTGGTGATCCTGGCGCGTGAAGCCGGTTATGACATCGAACCGGATTCCGTCCGCGTCGAATCGCTGGTGCCTGCCGGTTGCGAAGAAGGTTCTGTGGACCATTTCTTTGAGAATGGTGACGAGCTTAACGAGCAGATGGTGCAGCGTCTGGAAGCGGCGAACGAGATGGGGCTGGTGCTGCGCTACGTGGCGCGCTTCGAGGCCAACGGAAAAGCGCGCGTCGGCGTCGAGGCGGTGCGCCCTGAACATCCGCTGGCGGCGCTGCTGCCGTGTGATAACGTTTTCGCCATCGAAAGCCGCTGGTATCGCGATAATCCGCTGGTGATCCGCGGTCCTGGCGCGGGGCGCGACGTCACCGCCGGAGCAATCCAGTCCGACATCAACCGCCTGGCCAAGCTGCTGTAA